In Desulfobacter hydrogenophilus, the genomic stretch TACCATTGAGGAAAAAATTGATTCGATGATCAGCGAAAAACAGGCCCTGGCCGACCAGGTGGTCACACCGTCCGCCCAAGGACTGATCACGGAAATGGATGATAAAAACCTGCTCGACCTATTCCGGCTCACCTTGCCGGAATAGGTCGAGCAGATAAAGATTTAGCGGTAGAAGGAATCCAATAATGTATTACGGTTATCCCAAATACGTGAGCGTGGCGGAAAAACAGGCAAAAGCTGAAAAAAAACTTGCGGCCTTAAAAAAGAAAAACCCCGGTATTCAGCCCGTGGTCATCGAGGGCCGGACCCTTGCAAAAACCTGGTGGGGCAAAGCCTGGAACAAAAATCTGGAACGGTACGCCGATTATGCCAACCGGATCGGCCGGGGCCGCAGCTATGTCCGGCACGGGACAGTTCTGGATCTTCAGATCCAGCCCGGTAAGGTCTCAGGCCTGGTCATGGGAGGTGCGGCCTCCCCCTACCGGATCACCATAACCATCAAGCCCATTCCCCAAAAACAATGGCAGTACATCAAAGATCAATGCAAGGGGGAAATGGAGGGCATCAAACAACTGATGGCAGGCAAGTTTCCCAAGGCACTTGAAGATCTGTTTACCCAGAAAGAAAAAGGTCTTTTTCCCTCCCCCAAAGAGATTGAACTGGATTGCTCCTGCCCGGACCGGGCCGTTATGTGCAAACATGTGGCAGCCGTGCTGTACGGGATCGGTTCCCGTCTGGACCTGGACCCTGGCCTATTCTTCGTGTTAAGAAAGGCAAAGGTCAACGACCTGGTCTCCGAGACCGTCAAAGAGACAAAAAAGGATCTTTTGAACCGGTCTAAGAAAAAATCCCCAAGAATCATTGATGAAGAAAGCCGAAACCTGTCGGATATGTTCGGCATCGATCTTGATATGGACGAATCGGTATCTTTACCGATGGTAAAACCGAAAACACCCAGCAACCCAGCCCCCAAATCAAAGAAACCAAGGGCAGAAAAATCAAAACCCGGAAGGCCAAAGGCCACAAAGGTCGAAAAAAGCCCCACACGCGCGGCCGATACCGGCAGAAAAACCGCTACCGCTAAAATCAAAAATGCCGCGGGCATTGAAACCCTGTTCAGGCGACGAACAAAACGCCATACAACCGCAGCCGAAATCATTGAAAAATCAGACATGGCGCCGCAAAAGGTCAGAAATATCCTGTCCGGCCTTATAAAAAAAGGTAAACTGGAACGGGTATCAAGGGGCGTTTACAAATGGGTCAGACCGGAACCGCGTTAGGACCGTAGATTAAATAAGTTGGGCAGAAATAACGCCGAATTTTGGTTCATTTACAAGGCGTATTAAAGGTTAAATAACAAGTCTATTGGGCCTTTGATGCAACGAAGGAGATGGGCCAAAAGGCAAGCTATTTCGTTCAAGCTATTTAATCTGCGGTCCTTAGCCACGGGTTCGATTCAAAACCGGGGCCTATTCACTTAAAGCTGCCGGCCATTGGCAAAAAAAAGGAGTCCTGCTTGACACGAAAAAAACTAAAAGAAGCGGTTAAACAAAAACTTGAATCCCCGGCTTGGCATAAAATCCTGCGGATTTCAAACCAACAGCTGGCCATTACCCTGGGTGCGGCACTCAACGCCTTTGCCTTTGTATTATTTCAAATGCCGTACAACCTGGCGGCAGGCGGAGTATCCGGATTGGGCATTATTGTGAATCATCTGACCGGATTTTCCCCGGGTCTGTTTTATTTTACGGCAAACATTCCATTGTTCATCCTTGGCTTTTTCACCCTGGGTAGATGGCGGTTTGTGTTCAACTCCGCCCTGGCAGTGGTGGTGTTTTCCGGTGCAACAGAATATCTTATTGTCCACATGCCAACGGTGTTCTCTCAATTTCCCATCACTGAAAACAAACTGTTGGCAACCATTTACTGCGGACTGCTCGTTGGTATTGGTACGGGCATTATCTACCGTTTCGGCGGCACCATCGGCGGCACATCAATCATTGCCCGGATCATTTACAATAAAACCGGGTTTCCCATGTCCCAGTCCGGCCTGTACGTGGATGTTATCATTATTGCCGTTGCCGGATTTGTATTCAGCTGGGAAACGTCTTTGTTGGCCTTCCTGGCGCTTCTCATCGCAGGCATGAGCGCAGATTTTGCCATGGAAGGGGCCAGTCAGATGCGTACCTTGTTAATCATCACCAAAAACCCCGAGCCCCTGCGGTATGCCATTATCAACGAAGTGAAACGCAGCGTGACCATGTGGCAGGTCAAAGGCGGGTATTCCGGAGAAGAGCGGACCCTTTTATATCTCACCGTGCTGCGCTCCCGGGTGTATGATGTAAAATTCATCATTAACCGGATTGATCCCGATGCATTCATGGTAGTCGGGGTATCCCAGCAGGCCTGGGGCGGGTATACCATGAAAAAAAAGCAAGCTAAGCCAATCGCGTCAGACCATAATGCAGACCAATAGTCCTGCACGTTTTGCTATCCCCAAGAAAGCCCCTGGATCTGAAATGTCTTGATTAAACGGCGAAATTTACTTACAACCCATGAGATTCAGAAGCCTTGGCGTTTAATGCCCACAGACCCGCCCGGTTCTGACACACCCTTGGGCGGACCCAGACGGCAACAGATTGGAAATTTGAAATGAATGATGTCTCTAATTGCCCTAACCGCTGGAGAATCGCAATCTTTGGAACCCTGCTTCAGGTTTGCCTGGGCACGGTTTACGCCTGGAGCTTCTTCCAAAAACCCCTGGTCAGCACCTATGGCTGGAGCAACAGCCAGGTCGCCTGGACCTTCAGTACGGCCATCTGCTGTCTGGGCTTGGCTGCCGCCTGGGGCGGCATGAACCTCTCAAAATCAGGGCCTCGAAAACTGGCTATGGCCGGTGGCCTTATTTTCGGAGCCGGATATCTGGTCGCAGCCCTGGCGCTAAAGATCCACAGCCTGAGTCTGCTCTATATCGGCTACGGCGTCATCGGCGGTGCAGGTCTCGGATTGGGTTACGTCACCCCGGTAGCCACGGTAGCAAAATGGTTTCCCGACAAAAAGGGTTTTGTTACCGGCATGGTTGTCATGGGCTTTGGTTTTGGAGCCCTGGTCATGTCCAAGGTTATTGCCCCTGTTCTCATGACGGCCTTTGACAATAATCTCGTACAGGTCTTTTTCTGGATCGGAATTGTTATGCTTGTTCTGACCCTGCCCGCCGGCTACAACTTGACCAACCCTCCGGAAGACTTTGTTCCCGAGGGTTATACACCACCGGCCAATGAATCCCCGGGCCAGGGAATAAACGGCAAAACCCCAACAGGCCGCCAGTGTATATTATCGGGCAAATTTTTCATGATGTGGATGATTCTGACCTGTAATGTTTCCGCGGGAATCATGTTCATCGGATTTCAGTCGCCCATGATACAAAACCTGCTTCGCGATACCTATGCGGCCAAATATCCTGATCCGGCTGCTTTAACTGCGGCCCTGGCTGCAGCAGGAGCGACCCTCATCGCCATCAGTTCCATCTTCAATGGTGTCGGCCGTTTTTTCTGGGGCACTCTTTCCGACAGGGTCGGTCGCACCCAGGCCTTCCGCCTTCTGGTGGGCAGCCAGATTGCCATATTTATCGCGCTTATCTTTATCAAATCCCCCTGGATTTTCAGCGCTCTGGTCTGCTACGTACTCCTCTGCTACGGGGGGGGATTCGGCGCCATGCCGGCCTTTGTTCTGGACGTTTTCGGCCCAGTTCAGATGCCTGTGGTCTATGGCGTCATTCTCACCGGCTGGTCCGCCGGCGGCATCATCGGACCACAGCTTGCAGCCATCATCCGCGACCGTTTTCCCGCCAACCCAGGTGTCTATACCTACGCCGGCGGTGCCATCCTTTTAGCGGTGGGGTTCCTCTTTTCCCTGGCCCTGTCGGACAAGCCTTTTGCGTTCAAGGCCCAGGACAAAACCTCTGGCGAACGAATCTCTCTGCCCTGAAAATCCGGGTATATGGAGCGGGCCCTACATTTTCCAAACCGATCAGATAACAAAGATTTAGGGCCAGCACAACATAATCAGGTCTCAATATTAATGGGATCACGGGTGGGCTGGTGCGGAAATCCAGTGATTGAACCCATTTTATCTTTATCCCGGTTAAAGGTGGGCTTGCTCTGGATATAGGCAAGGATGAGGTTTTCCACCTGTTTCAGACTGCTGATATTCGTTCGTTCATACCCGTGGGAGGCATCCACGCCAAACCCCACCAACGCCGTTCTGATGTCGCTGCCGGCTTCAATGGCCGAGGCGGCATCCGAACGGTAAAATTCAAACAGGTCTTTATTAAATGATATGTCGTTTTCCCGGCATAGGTCGGCAAGTTTTCGGTTCAGATGGTAGTCAAAGGGACCGGATTGATCCATCATCACCAGGGTAGCATCATACTCGGTGGAATTCTGCCCGGGTGCGGTCATGGCCGAATCAATGACAATCATTTCCGTGATATCGTTGTAAAGGACTTCCGTGGCCCCTACCCCCACCTCCTCATTGATGGTGAACAATAGATGGCAGTCCACGGGCAGTTTGATGCCGGACCGACAAATGGTCCGGGCTGCGGATAACAACACGGCGGCCCCGGCCTTGTCGTCCAGGTGGCGGGCATTGATAAAGCCTTCCTGTTCATCAATTTCAGGAAAAGGGTCCACGGCGATAAAATCACCTGCGCAGAAACCTTTGGATTCAAGGTCAGCTTTGTTGTGGCACCGGGCATCCACCCGGACCTCAATCTGATCCCATGTGACGGGCTGGGTATCCACGGTATCCCCGTACACATGGCCGGAAGCCTTCAAAGGCAGCACCCGACCTCTGTATTTTCGGCCTTCGGTGAACACAGTCACCCGCGCGCCTTCGGCAAACCGGCTGGACCAGGTGCCAATGGGCCGGATGGCCAGTCGGCCATTGGATTTCAAACGACTGATCATGGCCCCCAGTGTGTCGAGGTGTGCACAGACGGCCCGATCCAGGGTACTGCCTTCGCCGGACAGTGTGGCCCGGATAGCGCCGCGACGGGTTACATTATACGGGATCTCCAGGGTATCAAGCTCATTGCACACATAGTGGACAATCTGGTCGGTATACCCCGATGGACTCGGGATCTGAAGCATGGATATCAACTGATTCAACAGGTAGGTATTACTGATTTTCATAGCATTATTCCGTTACGGTTTCTGGAAATAAAAAGTCGATAAATCGCTGGGCCGTGGGCTGGGGTTCATGGTTGGCAAGGCCCGGGCGTTCGTTGGCTTCAATAAACGCGTAATCGTCGCAGCTGATATCGGGCACCATGAAATCAAGACCTGTAACCGGGATATCCAGCGTCTGGCTTACGGTCACGGCGGCCTGTTTCAAGGCAGGCGAAATCTCATCGGTCACATCATGAATGGTTCCGCCGGTGTGAAGATTGGCTGTTTTGCGAACCACCACAGTACGGCCGTTTTCAAGGACTGTTTCATAATCCAGTCCTTCTTTATTCAGGCAACGCAGGGTTTCTGCATCATCAGGGATAAAACTTTCCCCGCCGGTGGCCGCCATCCGCCGCCGATTATGTTTTTCGATCAGTTCGCGGATGGTGTGGCTGACTGTGCCGGTAATGGCCGGCGGCTTTCTCACGGCAGCGGCAACAACTTCATGGTTGATCACAATGATTCTTAGATCCTCCCCTTTGACATAGGTCTCAAGGAGAATGTCCGAGCAGATCTCACCGGCACTTTCGATGGCCGTTTCAAGTTCCCCGGGCTCACTGATATCCACACTGATCCCCGCGCCCTGCTCTCCCCTGGCCGGTTTGACTACCACCCTGCCCTGCTGTTGCATAAACCTTATGGAGGTGTCCATATCTTCATGCCGGATCTGTTCCGGGGTACGAATGCCGGCCCGGGCGACAAGGTTGCGGGTCAGCCGCTTGTCATCGCACTTAGTCATGGCAACAGCCGATGTCATTTCAGACAAGGATTCCCGGCAGGTGATGGAACGGCTGCCCAGGCTCAAATTAAAAAGGCCGTATGCCTCATCAATGACATCCACGATAATACCACGTTGTTTTGCCTCATCGGCAATGAGCCTGGCATAGGGATTCATCTGCTGCACAGTGTCGTGCTCAGCCACATACAAGGTCTGGTTGATGGAATTTTTACGTTTGATACAGAACACCGGCACACGCTGGAATCCCAGCTTTTCATACAACGGAATGGCGATCTGGTTATCGTGCATGACGCTGGCATCAATAAAGGCCCGGCCCTTGGTGAAATAGTGGGCGGCCAGATGGCGCACCAGACATGTGCCCACCCCCGGGACCCCGGCCTGGGGATCCACAGCCAGGGACCACAGGCTGCATCCGTTTTCAGGATCATTAAACGCCGCGACATGGTCAACCCCTGTAATGGTCCCCACCACCTGGTCGCTGTCAGCCGGCTTGGCCACAAGGTAGGTACGAAGTTTTGTGGCACGCTGGTCCAGAAGAAAATCAGGATCCGCTCCTTTCATACGACATTTGGCATAAATCTGATTTACCTGGTCGGCCTCCTGCCGGGTGGACAAACGCTGAATGGTGAGTATCCGGCTGTCTTCGGTGTTTTTACAGCTGTGGTCATAGTGCCACAGACGAAAGGTGTGGGAGGGGTCCAAAAACAATTTATCCGGGGCCATGGCAATGAGCACATGGGGATCAATGACATACATGGCAATATCCCTTGTGTCCCGGCCATGGGAACACATGGCGTCTACGATGCGTTTGTTATTTTCAAAGGTATGGCCGAACACGAGACGCCCCCACCCCATCTCAGCAAAGGCATTGGGCTGCATCCTGCTGGTGGCTGGATTTTCCATCTTTTCCCAGTTCCGTAAAGACTGGCCATAACCTTTTTCTATCCTGTGGCTCTTTTTGCTCATATGTAATCCTCCGGGTTCCTAAATCCGATGTTCCTGCAACCAGAATTCTAAAAGCGCCACCTGCCAGAGCTTTGATCCCCGCAGCGGGGTGATGTGCGTATCAGGCGCTGCCAGCAAAGAGTCGATGTAAACGTCCTGGATGATTTCCCGGTTTTTGCAGGCCGGGCTTTTAACAATATTTTTTATAAAATCATAATATTTGCCCCGGATGTATTTCAGGGCCGGTACCGGGAAATATCCCTTGGGGCGGTCTATGACTTTGGACGGGATGATATCCCTGGCGGCTTCTTTGAGGATATGCTTGCCCCCGTGGCTGATTTTAAATTCGGGCGGAATCTTAGCGGCCAGCTCCACCAGTTCGTGGTCCAGAAAGGGTACCCGGGCCTCCAGACTTGCGGCCATGGTCATATTATCCACCCGCTTGACCGGGTCATCCACCAGCATGATGGTGGCATCCATGCGCAGGGCCTTATCCACAGCCGCATGGGCTCCGGGCAGGGCAAACTGCTGTTCAATAAACTCACGGCTGAAATCTTTATTCCGAAATCGTTTATGTACACTATCACAAAATTCCTGGTGGGAGCGGTCGCAGAATACGCTTGCGTAATCAGTCGCCGGATTTTGGCTGTCCATCATGGGTGGATACCAATGATAGCCCCCAAAGATCTCGTCTGCGCCCTGGCCGCTTTGAACCACTTTGACGTGTTTGGCCACCTCCTGGCTTAAAAGGTAAAAGCCGATACAGTCATGGGAGACCATGGGTTCGCTCATCGCCTGGACACAGTCGGGCAAATTGGGCAGTACCAGGCTGGCATCCGCCTGGATTTTGTGGTGGTCGGTGCCGAAATGCCGGGCAATAATATCGGAATACTCAAACTCATCGCCCTTTTCCTTGCCCACAGTTTCAAACCCAATGGAAAAGGTTTTAATATTTTCTTGTCCCGCATGGGCCAGCAATCCGACAATCAGGCTTGAATCAAGTCCGCCGGACAGCAGCACCCCAACAGGCACATCCGCCACCAGGCGGCGTTTGACAGCTTTCATCAAGGTATCCGACAACAGCTGTTTCCAATCTTCAAAGTCATAGCGTTCTTCTTGGCTGTCCCGGCTGAAATCAAGTGACCAGTAGGACTTTTCCACGGCAGCGCCGTTACGTTTCACTGTCATGGTGGCGCCGGGTCCAAGTTTGTTCACCCCTTGGATCAGGGTATAAGGGGCCGGCACCACGGCATGAAAGTGCATATAATAGTGTAATGCCCTTGACGAAATCTCTTTTTTGATTCCACCGGCTTCAAGTAAGGCCGGCAGAGAGGAGGCAAAAACAAGACGCCGGTCTGTTTTATGGTAATACAACGGTTTAATGCCCAGCCGGTCCCTGGCCATGAAAACCGTGTCGTTGCGCTGGTCATAGATAACAAATGCAAACATGCCGTTAAATTTTTCCACACAGGCTTCGCCCCAGCAGTGATAGGCTTTAAGGATCGTTTCCGTATCCCCCTTGGATGAAAACCTGTACCCGGCTTGTATCAGGCGTTCACGAAGCGCTTTGTAGTTGTAAATGGCCCCGTTGAACACCAGAACCAGACCTAATTTTTCATCCACAAAAGGCTGATTGGAGGCATCCGAAAGATCAATGATCTTCAAACGCCGGTGACCAAATCCCATCGACCCTTTTGTGTATATGGCCCCATGCTCCGGCCCTCGCCGGGTCATTTTATTATTTATTCTTGCAATTGTTTCCTTGTTTGCGGCCGCACCGTCAAACACAATTTCACCACAAATACCACACATAAAAAATCATCCGTTCATGATAGATTTAAAAATAGAAATGGGCTGACCGGGCCTATCCACACCCAGGCGCACCTCACAATAAAACATGAAAGTAATTGAACAATCCATTGGAGCTTTCATCTAAAATATCACTGGAATTATGTTGATATCCCCGTCCCGTATTGCCGGGCAGAAGGCAGGGCGCCCTTAGGGGAAACCAAGTTTGTAAAAAGAACACGGTCTATTTTATATCGTATTCTAACTATAAAGTCAATTTGATTTATTTTTATATATTTGAAAATATAAACAAATACAAATATAGCATATTTTATATGTATAAATTATACTATGTATTCTATATATATAAACCACGAACGCACCACTAAAATGACATAAACTGAAAAGTGTGATAAGTGACAGGATACTTTAAAAACGATTGAGCGGTGGAGCATAATAAGATGCAACTTTATTTTATCACGAAACATTTCAAGACCCGCAAAATGGTCTACGACGAACTACAAAATGTACTCTGGCTGGATCCCAACTTCAAAGAACGGTTTCTTAAAGGACAACAGGTAGGATTCAATCTGAACCTCTTAAGGGCCATTAAAGAGTACCCCACCCTCTCCAAAAAAGTGAAGGTCAACACGTCTCTTGTTTATTTCACCTTGCACTTAAAAGATTTTAAAATAGCCATCGGCGTTGATGAAGAAGGGTTGGTGTTCATAAACACATTAAAAGTCCCTGATCCCCCAAGCATTAACGGCAATCCAATGATTCAAAGGAACTTGACGTAGTGCAGACGTTCCAAAAAAATGTGATCTTCTTTTCTGTGAATTCATTATTTAATCTGCGGTCCTAAA encodes the following:
- a CDS encoding SWIM zinc finger family protein; its protein translation is MYYGYPKYVSVAEKQAKAEKKLAALKKKNPGIQPVVIEGRTLAKTWWGKAWNKNLERYADYANRIGRGRSYVRHGTVLDLQIQPGKVSGLVMGGAASPYRITITIKPIPQKQWQYIKDQCKGEMEGIKQLMAGKFPKALEDLFTQKEKGLFPSPKEIELDCSCPDRAVMCKHVAAVLYGIGSRLDLDPGLFFVLRKAKVNDLVSETVKETKKDLLNRSKKKSPRIIDEESRNLSDMFGIDLDMDESVSLPMVKPKTPSNPAPKSKKPRAEKSKPGRPKATKVEKSPTRAADTGRKTATAKIKNAAGIETLFRRRTKRHTTAAEIIEKSDMAPQKVRNILSGLIKKGKLERVSRGVYKWVRPEPR
- a CDS encoding YitT family protein, producing the protein MTRKKLKEAVKQKLESPAWHKILRISNQQLAITLGAALNAFAFVLFQMPYNLAAGGVSGLGIIVNHLTGFSPGLFYFTANIPLFILGFFTLGRWRFVFNSALAVVVFSGATEYLIVHMPTVFSQFPITENKLLATIYCGLLVGIGTGIIYRFGGTIGGTSIIARIIYNKTGFPMSQSGLYVDVIIIAVAGFVFSWETSLLAFLALLIAGMSADFAMEGASQMRTLLIITKNPEPLRYAIINEVKRSVTMWQVKGGYSGEERTLLYLTVLRSRVYDVKFIINRIDPDAFMVVGVSQQAWGGYTMKKKQAKPIASDHNADQ
- a CDS encoding L-lactate MFS transporter; its protein translation is MNDVSNCPNRWRIAIFGTLLQVCLGTVYAWSFFQKPLVSTYGWSNSQVAWTFSTAICCLGLAAAWGGMNLSKSGPRKLAMAGGLIFGAGYLVAALALKIHSLSLLYIGYGVIGGAGLGLGYVTPVATVAKWFPDKKGFVTGMVVMGFGFGALVMSKVIAPVLMTAFDNNLVQVFFWIGIVMLVLTLPAGYNLTNPPEDFVPEGYTPPANESPGQGINGKTPTGRQCILSGKFFMMWMILTCNVSAGIMFIGFQSPMIQNLLRDTYAAKYPDPAALTAALAAAGATLIAISSIFNGVGRFFWGTLSDRVGRTQAFRLLVGSQIAIFIALIFIKSPWIFSALVCYVLLCYGGGFGAMPAFVLDVFGPVQMPVVYGVILTGWSAGGIIGPQLAAIIRDRFPANPGVYTYAGGAILLAVGFLFSLALSDKPFAFKAQDKTSGERISLP
- a CDS encoding osmoprotectant NAGGN system M42 family peptidase, with amino-acid sequence MKISNTYLLNQLISMLQIPSPSGYTDQIVHYVCNELDTLEIPYNVTRRGAIRATLSGEGSTLDRAVCAHLDTLGAMISRLKSNGRLAIRPIGTWSSRFAEGARVTVFTEGRKYRGRVLPLKASGHVYGDTVDTQPVTWDQIEVRVDARCHNKADLESKGFCAGDFIAVDPFPEIDEQEGFINARHLDDKAGAAVLLSAARTICRSGIKLPVDCHLLFTINEEVGVGATEVLYNDITEMIVIDSAMTAPGQNSTEYDATLVMMDQSGPFDYHLNRKLADLCRENDISFNKDLFEFYRSDAASAIEAGSDIRTALVGFGVDASHGYERTNISSLKQVENLILAYIQSKPTFNRDKDKMGSITGFPHQPTRDPINIET
- the ngg gene encoding N-acetylglutaminylglutamine synthetase, with the protein product MSKKSHRIEKGYGQSLRNWEKMENPATSRMQPNAFAEMGWGRLVFGHTFENNKRIVDAMCSHGRDTRDIAMYVIDPHVLIAMAPDKLFLDPSHTFRLWHYDHSCKNTEDSRILTIQRLSTRQEADQVNQIYAKCRMKGADPDFLLDQRATKLRTYLVAKPADSDQVVGTITGVDHVAAFNDPENGCSLWSLAVDPQAGVPGVGTCLVRHLAAHYFTKGRAFIDASVMHDNQIAIPLYEKLGFQRVPVFCIKRKNSINQTLYVAEHDTVQQMNPYARLIADEAKQRGIIVDVIDEAYGLFNLSLGSRSITCRESLSEMTSAVAMTKCDDKRLTRNLVARAGIRTPEQIRHEDMDTSIRFMQQQGRVVVKPARGEQGAGISVDISEPGELETAIESAGEICSDILLETYVKGEDLRIIVINHEVVAAAVRKPPAITGTVSHTIRELIEKHNRRRMAATGGESFIPDDAETLRCLNKEGLDYETVLENGRTVVVRKTANLHTGGTIHDVTDEISPALKQAAVTVSQTLDIPVTGLDFMVPDISCDDYAFIEANERPGLANHEPQPTAQRFIDFLFPETVTE
- a CDS encoding N-acetylglutaminylglutamine amidotransferase, yielding MCGICGEIVFDGAAANKETIARINNKMTRRGPEHGAIYTKGSMGFGHRRLKIIDLSDASNQPFVDEKLGLVLVFNGAIYNYKALRERLIQAGYRFSSKGDTETILKAYHCWGEACVEKFNGMFAFVIYDQRNDTVFMARDRLGIKPLYYHKTDRRLVFASSLPALLEAGGIKKEISSRALHYYMHFHAVVPAPYTLIQGVNKLGPGATMTVKRNGAAVEKSYWSLDFSRDSQEERYDFEDWKQLLSDTLMKAVKRRLVADVPVGVLLSGGLDSSLIVGLLAHAGQENIKTFSIGFETVGKEKGDEFEYSDIIARHFGTDHHKIQADASLVLPNLPDCVQAMSEPMVSHDCIGFYLLSQEVAKHVKVVQSGQGADEIFGGYHWYPPMMDSQNPATDYASVFCDRSHQEFCDSVHKRFRNKDFSREFIEQQFALPGAHAAVDKALRMDATIMLVDDPVKRVDNMTMAASLEARVPFLDHELVELAAKIPPEFKISHGGKHILKEAARDIIPSKVIDRPKGYFPVPALKYIRGKYYDFIKNIVKSPACKNREIIQDVYIDSLLAAPDTHITPLRGSKLWQVALLEFWLQEHRI